A window from Pokkaliibacter sp. MBI-7 encodes these proteins:
- a CDS encoding ABC transporter permease subunit has translation MNSAITSSTTDIHAALAQAARPQPSRWAQQLGWMLLLILSGFALLGPLLISTDPDRQDLLNALAPLWGDYLLGSDPYGRSMLARLAHGAQLSFLLALLTTLMAVVPGVLLGIVAAWRGGWLEKALVALADMIMALPGLLLVLLVIAFAPGHFVPLCLGLALALWVEFFRISRARSAVILQQPYIEATRMLGFGPGYILRRLLLPALAPTLLTLGSFAMSTAIIGISTLSAISVGVRPPTAELGSMIVELLPYYAEAPALVLLPSLLIFLLVLALQLISGGRKP, from the coding sequence ATGAACTCTGCAATAACGTCATCCACAACGGATATCCACGCCGCACTGGCGCAGGCAGCCAGGCCGCAGCCGAGCCGATGGGCACAGCAACTGGGCTGGATGTTGCTGCTGATATTGAGCGGTTTTGCCCTGCTGGGCCCGCTGCTGATCAGCACTGACCCGGACCGGCAGGATCTGCTCAACGCGCTGGCGCCGCTCTGGGGCGACTACCTGCTGGGGAGCGATCCGTACGGTCGCAGTATGCTGGCGCGGCTGGCGCATGGGGCGCAGCTGTCGTTTCTGCTGGCGCTGCTGACAACGCTGATGGCCGTGGTGCCCGGCGTTCTGCTCGGTATCGTAGCGGCCTGGCGCGGTGGCTGGCTGGAGAAGGCGCTGGTGGCACTGGCCGATATGATCATGGCGCTGCCCGGCCTGCTGCTGGTACTGCTGGTGATCGCTTTCGCGCCCGGTCACTTTGTCCCGCTGTGTCTGGGCCTGGCACTGGCATTGTGGGTGGAGTTTTTCCGCATCAGCCGCGCCCGCAGTGCGGTGATCCTGCAGCAACCCTATATCGAAGCCACCCGCATGCTCGGTTTCGGCCCCGGTTACATCCTGCGCCGTCTGTTGTTACCGGCGCTGGCACCGACGCTGCTGACCCTCGGCAGCTTTGCCATGAGTACCGCCATCATCGGTATTTCCACCCTCAGTGCCATCAGTGTCGGGGTCCGGCCACCGACGGCGGAGCTGGGCAGCATGATCGTCGAATTGCTGCCCTATTACGCGGAGGCACCGGCACTGGTGCTGCTGCCATCGCTGCTGATTTTTCTGCTGGTGCTGGCGCTGCAACTGATCAGCGGAGGGCGCAAACCATGA
- a CDS encoding ABC transporter permease — protein MQRSSLWGKVLLGRAVQALLVSLLVGSLCFALMHSLPGDPAMRIAAGRYGPDAMSLQAAEAVRQELGLEQPLLQQYGRALWQLAQFDLGHSLVTGRPIAEELRVQLGHSLWLALASLLLSLLGIPLGIVAGARAGGWLDRGSQALAIGVRALPPFVLGLLLMWLFSIQLGWLPPAGFGSWLHLLLPSLTLALGLAALSCRVSRDAMAEVQQSAYFTFARHKGLRGLTLIQRHGLRNAAIPVVAYLGVQAVYLIEGVVVVESIFAYPGIGHAMVHAIIARDVPMVQGTVLTLGLLFVLINLLIDAACRWIDPRQGGQR, from the coding sequence ATGCAGAGGTCTTCACTCTGGGGCAAGGTGCTGCTGGGTCGCGCCGTGCAGGCGCTGCTGGTCAGCCTGCTGGTCGGTTCCCTGTGTTTTGCCCTGATGCACAGCCTGCCCGGTGACCCGGCCATGCGTATCGCCGCCGGACGCTATGGTCCTGATGCCATGAGCCTGCAGGCAGCAGAAGCGGTACGGCAGGAGCTGGGGCTGGAGCAGCCGTTACTGCAGCAATACGGGCGGGCGCTGTGGCAGCTGGCGCAGTTCGATCTGGGCCACTCGCTGGTGACGGGCCGCCCGATTGCTGAGGAGCTGCGGGTGCAGCTGGGCCATTCGCTGTGGCTGGCGCTGGCCAGTCTGCTGCTGTCATTGCTGGGGATTCCCCTTGGCATTGTCGCCGGTGCCCGTGCCGGGGGCTGGCTGGATCGTGGCAGTCAGGCGCTGGCCATTGGCGTGCGGGCGCTGCCGCCCTTTGTGCTGGGGCTGCTGCTGATGTGGCTGTTCAGTATCCAGCTTGGCTGGTTGCCACCTGCTGGCTTTGGCAGCTGGCTGCACCTGCTGCTGCCCTCGCTGACGCTGGCACTGGGGCTGGCGGCGCTGTCCTGCCGGGTCAGCCGCGATGCCATGGCGGAGGTGCAGCAGTCAGCCTATTTCACCTTTGCCCGTCACAAGGGGCTGCGCGGGCTGACGCTGATACAGCGCCACGGCCTGCGCAATGCGGCCATTCCGGTGGTGGCCTATCTCGGTGTGCAGGCGGTGTATCTGATCGAAGGCGTGGTGGTGGTCGAGTCGATCTTCGCCTATCCCGGCATCGGCCATGCCATGGTGCACGCCATCATCGCCCGCGATGTGCCCATGGTGCAGGGCACGGTGCTGACGCTGGGGTTGCTGTTTGTACTGATCAATCTGCTGATTGATGCCGCCTGCCGCTGGATCGATCCCCGTCAGGGAGGACAACGATGA